The Catenuloplanes niger genome includes a window with the following:
- a CDS encoding nuclear transport factor 2 family protein, whose translation MAAPVLMFLGACTSAQETATSAPSSAASDPSCRTVATALFDQLLAGASPTSLAERFDEKVDWSIPGNTAVVPWIGPREGRAGVAEFYTELGQMAKVEQFTIDTIIGDGDRCVLLGDLKTTVLSTGRDITTDFAYDIEVRNGLITRYHMFEDSWAVAEALEPTAN comes from the coding sequence GTGGCCGCACCCGTGCTCATGTTCCTCGGCGCATGCACCTCCGCGCAGGAAACGGCCACGAGCGCGCCCTCGTCGGCAGCCTCGGATCCGTCCTGCCGGACGGTGGCGACCGCCCTGTTCGATCAACTGCTCGCCGGCGCCTCGCCGACCTCCTTGGCCGAGCGCTTCGACGAGAAGGTGGACTGGTCCATTCCGGGCAACACTGCGGTCGTGCCGTGGATCGGCCCCCGGGAGGGCCGCGCCGGCGTCGCCGAGTTCTACACCGAGCTCGGCCAGATGGCCAAGGTCGAACAGTTCACCATCGACACCATCATCGGGGACGGGGACCGGTGCGTCCTGCTCGGCGACCTGAAGACCACGGTGCTCTCCACCGGCCGAGACATCACCACCGACTTCGCCTATGACATCGAAGTCCGCAACGGGCTCATCACCCGCTACCACATGTTCGAGGATTCCTGGGCGGTCGCCGAGGCTCTCGAACCGACGGCGAACTAG
- a CDS encoding VWA domain-containing protein, translating into MIRFLEPFWLLLVLPVLATAGAYVWRQLRKSTVAVRFSNVELLRTLAPKGLGWRKHIGPTAFLLALLTLALGMGRPSVDREEPLERATIILAMDVSLSMQADDVAPNRLEAAQVAAKQFVGELPETFNVGLVSFAKSANVLVAPTKDRSAVRAAIDGLTLAEATATGEAVFTSLDAIRSVPADGAEGAPPARIVLLSDGYRTSGRSIEEAGAAAVAANVPVSTIAFGTDSGIVDIAGELQPVPVDRYSLAQLAEATKGFFYEAASVSELKQVYEDMGSSIGYRIEPREVTQWYAGFALLLGLVAAVCSLLWSSRLP; encoded by the coding sequence ATGATTCGCTTCCTGGAACCGTTCTGGCTGCTCCTGGTGCTGCCGGTGCTCGCCACCGCCGGCGCCTACGTCTGGCGGCAACTACGCAAGAGCACGGTCGCGGTCCGCTTCAGCAACGTGGAACTCCTGCGCACCCTCGCCCCCAAGGGCCTCGGCTGGCGCAAACACATCGGCCCGACCGCGTTCCTGCTCGCGCTGCTCACGCTGGCGCTCGGCATGGGCCGCCCGTCCGTCGACCGTGAGGAACCGCTCGAACGCGCCACCATCATCCTCGCCATGGACGTGTCCCTGTCCATGCAGGCCGACGACGTGGCACCGAACCGGCTCGAGGCCGCACAGGTCGCCGCCAAACAGTTCGTCGGCGAACTCCCCGAGACGTTCAACGTCGGCCTGGTCTCCTTCGCCAAGTCCGCGAACGTGCTGGTCGCCCCGACCAAGGACCGCTCCGCCGTCCGCGCCGCCATCGACGGCCTCACGCTCGCCGAGGCCACCGCCACCGGCGAGGCCGTCTTCACCTCCCTCGACGCGATCCGCTCCGTCCCCGCCGACGGCGCCGAGGGCGCCCCACCGGCCCGCATCGTCCTCCTCTCCGACGGCTACCGGACATCCGGCCGCTCGATCGAGGAAGCCGGCGCCGCCGCCGTCGCCGCGAACGTCCCCGTCTCCACGATCGCGTTCGGCACCGACAGCGGCATCGTCGACATCGCCGGCGAACTCCAGCCCGTACCGGTCGACCGCTACTCGCTCGCCCAACTCGCGGAGGCCACCAAGGGCTTCTTCTACGAGGCGGCATCGGTGAGCGAGCTGAAGCAGGTCTACGAGGACATGGGCAGCTCGATCGGCTACCGGATAGAGCCACGCGAGGTCACCCAGTGGTACGCGGGCTTCGCCCTGCTGCTCGGCCTGGTAGCGGCGGTCTGCAGCCTCCTCTGGTCCTCTCGGCTGCCGTAG
- a CDS encoding DUF58 domain-containing protein — MIRGIAPAESTRSEAVLARLQLLVTRKLDGLLQGDYAGLLPGPGTEAGESREYSPGDDVRRMDWPVTARTTVPHVRRTVADRELETWLALDLSASLDFGTARWLKRDLAVAAVAAIGHLTVRGGNRLGAVIGTGGSTQRRPARPGRKEAQGLLRHVAALPSTPGRSDLGELVDLLNRPPRRRGVAVIISDFMSDPATWTRPVKKLAVRHDVLAIEIVDPRELELPDVGVLAVVDPETGAVHEVQTSDPKLRRRYAEGAAAQRAAIASALRGAGAAHLRLRTDSDWLLDMVRFVAAQRHARTRGTTR, encoded by the coding sequence ATGATCCGGGGCATCGCGCCGGCCGAGTCGACTCGCTCCGAAGCGGTCCTCGCCCGGCTGCAACTGCTCGTCACCCGGAAACTCGACGGCCTGTTGCAGGGCGACTACGCCGGCCTGCTCCCCGGCCCCGGCACCGAGGCCGGCGAGTCGCGGGAGTACTCGCCCGGCGACGACGTGCGCCGGATGGACTGGCCGGTCACCGCGCGCACCACGGTCCCGCACGTGCGCCGCACCGTCGCCGACCGCGAACTGGAGACGTGGCTCGCGCTGGACCTCTCCGCCAGCCTCGACTTCGGCACCGCCCGCTGGCTCAAACGCGACCTCGCGGTCGCTGCCGTCGCCGCGATCGGCCACCTCACCGTGCGCGGCGGCAACCGGCTCGGCGCCGTCATCGGCACCGGTGGCAGCACCCAGCGCCGGCCCGCCCGCCCCGGCCGGAAGGAGGCGCAGGGCCTGCTCCGGCACGTGGCCGCGCTGCCCAGCACCCCCGGCCGCTCCGACCTCGGCGAGCTCGTCGACCTGCTCAACCGGCCACCCCGCCGGCGCGGCGTCGCGGTGATCATCTCCGACTTCATGTCCGACCCGGCCACCTGGACCCGGCCGGTGAAGAAACTCGCGGTCCGGCACGACGTGCTGGCCATCGAGATCGTCGATCCGCGCGAGCTGGAACTGCCGGACGTCGGCGTGCTCGCCGTCGTCGACCCGGAGACCGGCGCCGTGCACGAGGTCCAGACCTCCGACCCCAAGCTGCGCCGGCGGTACGCTGAGGGAGCCGCCGCGCAACGTGCGGCCATCGCGTCCGCACTGCGCGGCGCCGGCGCGGCCCACCTGCGGCTGCGCACCGATTCCGACTGGCTGCTCGACATGGTTCGCTTCGTGGCCGCCCAGCGGCACGCCCGGACCCGAGGGACGACCCGATGA